In Tsuneonella dongtanensis, a single window of DNA contains:
- a CDS encoding type II toxin-antitoxin system RelE/ParE family toxin, producing MAEVVWTREALSNLDLIVSYIHQFDPEAAQRFARALTDSAASLGEFPDRGRPSGNGTRELPIVPPYVIRYESDGGIATILSIRHGRQSGDD from the coding sequence ATGGCTGAAGTAGTCTGGACGCGCGAAGCGCTCTCCAATCTCGACCTCATCGTTTCGTACATCCACCAGTTCGATCCTGAAGCCGCCCAACGCTTCGCGCGGGCGTTGACCGATTCCGCGGCCAGCCTTGGGGAGTTTCCCGACCGCGGCAGGCCGTCGGGCAACGGCACACGCGAGTTGCCGATCGTGCCGCCCTATGTCATCCGGTACGAAAGCGACGGCGGCATTGCGACCATCCTCAGCATCCGTCACGGGCGCCAAAGCGGCGACGACTGA